A portion of the Rhodococcus pseudokoreensis genome contains these proteins:
- a CDS encoding SDR family NAD(P)-dependent oxidoreductase, giving the protein MTTDTPEVWVPDLSEATVYIVGGTSGVGLQVARQLVRAGTQRIGLVGRNTERGEKAAAEIRSLASGVWAFFAAGDVNEPAEAARVTEELSASLGPADVLINSTVSAFTPRLFHDTPPEAVPSILLQQALGPINMCRAVLPHMRAKHGGAIVNIASDAAKHPTPGESVIGAAMAAIVMFSKTLAMEAKRDGIRVNAVTPSLIRDTGAYDRVMAEPFSAKLFAKATGLASLGVAEPVDVADLVLFLCSPQARRITGQAVSPNGGISAG; this is encoded by the coding sequence ATGACCACAGACACACCCGAAGTCTGGGTACCAGACCTGTCCGAGGCGACCGTCTACATCGTGGGCGGGACGAGCGGCGTAGGCCTGCAGGTCGCCCGTCAGTTGGTCCGGGCGGGCACCCAGCGCATCGGTCTGGTCGGCCGCAACACCGAACGCGGCGAGAAGGCGGCGGCGGAGATTCGATCACTCGCTTCGGGTGTCTGGGCCTTCTTCGCCGCAGGCGATGTGAACGAGCCCGCCGAGGCCGCGCGGGTGACCGAGGAACTGTCGGCCTCGCTGGGGCCTGCCGATGTCCTGATCAACAGCACGGTGAGCGCGTTCACGCCCCGACTGTTCCACGACACGCCCCCCGAAGCCGTTCCGTCGATCCTGCTGCAGCAGGCGCTCGGCCCGATCAACATGTGCCGGGCCGTACTTCCACACATGCGGGCGAAGCACGGCGGCGCGATCGTGAACATCGCCTCCGACGCGGCGAAGCATCCGACCCCGGGAGAATCCGTCATCGGCGCGGCCATGGCCGCCATCGTGATGTTCTCCAAAACCCTTGCGATGGAGGCCAAGCGCGACGGTATCCGCGTCAACGCGGTGACGCCGTCGCTCATCCGCGACACCGGCGCCTACGACCGTGTCATGGCCGAGCCGTTCAGCGCCAAGCTCTTCGCGAAGGCCACCGGACTGGCGTCACTGGGGGTCGCCGAGCCGGTCGACGTGGCCGACCTCGTGCTGTTCCTGTGCAGCCCTCAGGCCCGTCGGATCACCGGTCAAGCGGTCAGCCCGAATGGCGGTATCTCGGCGGGGTGA
- a CDS encoding acyl-CoA dehydratase activase → MGVDLGSTTAKAAVVDQDGALRGSSVVQMGAVSREAVARAMDGAMAAAGVAHTDIRRTISTGYGRKLVPGANRTFTEITCHARGAAALHPGVRLVIDIGGQDSKAIIVDDDGLVERFAMNDRCASGTGRFFDVLARALEVDIGAVGELALAGSDSLEVSSMCATFAETEVISLLAQGREKADIAASVHKAVAARTLGLVAQVGKATPTVMTGGVAKNPAARLHVAQALGHPVELLDQPQIAGAYGAGLLARDDYAGTAEAPTSSDSATEEQFQASLSSATPHCQDCDGRPGHSHPGTGEPVPLELQRNIR, encoded by the coding sequence ATGGGCGTCGATCTCGGGTCCACCACGGCGAAGGCAGCCGTCGTGGACCAGGACGGCGCCCTGCGCGGATCGAGTGTCGTGCAGATGGGAGCCGTGAGCCGCGAAGCGGTCGCGCGCGCAATGGACGGGGCGATGGCGGCCGCCGGTGTCGCGCACACCGACATCCGGCGGACCATCAGCACCGGCTACGGGCGCAAGCTGGTGCCCGGGGCGAACCGGACGTTCACCGAAATCACTTGCCACGCCCGAGGCGCCGCCGCCCTGCACCCGGGTGTGCGGCTGGTTATCGACATCGGCGGACAGGACAGCAAGGCCATCATCGTCGACGACGACGGTCTCGTGGAACGGTTCGCCATGAACGACCGGTGCGCGAGCGGGACCGGCCGCTTCTTCGACGTGCTGGCGCGGGCACTGGAAGTCGACATCGGCGCGGTCGGCGAACTCGCGCTCGCCGGTTCCGACAGCCTCGAGGTCAGCAGTATGTGCGCGACCTTCGCGGAGACCGAGGTGATCTCACTACTGGCGCAGGGCCGCGAGAAGGCGGACATCGCCGCGTCGGTGCACAAAGCGGTCGCGGCGCGCACACTCGGACTGGTGGCGCAAGTCGGCAAGGCGACACCGACGGTGATGACGGGCGGAGTGGCGAAGAACCCGGCCGCGCGTCTTCACGTCGCGCAGGCGCTGGGCCACCCGGTGGAATTACTCGATCAACCACAGATCGCGGGTGCGTACGGCGCCGGACTGCTGGCCCGTGACGACTACGCGGGCACCGCTGAGGCGCCGACGTCGTCCGACTCCGCGACCGAAGAGCAGTTCCAGGCGAGCCTGTCGAGCGCGACTCCGCACTGCCAGGACTGCGACGGCAGGCCCGGCCATTCCCATCCGGGCACCGGCGAACCGGTGCCCCTCGAACTGCAGAGGAACATCCGATGA
- a CDS encoding 2-hydroxyacyl-CoA dehydratase subunit D, which produces MAIEEISKEKTRRLSSTRVGGKLVADYWENIFTAKERGKHVVWYNGAALNPLFQAAGLEWCHGEAFAARLAAQHLEGPAQAAGAEYGYIGELCSYARTHLGCAVLTHQTAADRETGVVGMVDQQELASKLPAPDFFVNGYAGCSTGQQWDAMTYRVFDRKLPLFNVSIPMLWGNKPDAGYMRGEEWTEVSKYVEGQLRELIAFLEHQTGRPFDWDGLSESMSYIKRASELRLEGMALCTQAPTPATYWDWVASIAPINFLPGSQALVDYFAGVKAEIQQRVTDGVSAVADERYRVYFDGIMNWNKLGFLTRKFAEYDVAVVAGRYTHESFWQEPQLIDVDNPLLGMAQHYLLCPLNHGLKNLQELLLRRLDEYAIDGIAFHSTRTCRAMTNPQTMLARAAETERGVKSFFFEGDVADASFYNDELFDSRLEAMLEAIDVQRMKSVI; this is translated from the coding sequence ATGGCGATCGAAGAGATCAGCAAGGAAAAGACCCGCCGCTTGTCGAGTACGCGAGTCGGCGGCAAGTTGGTGGCCGACTATTGGGAGAACATCTTCACCGCCAAGGAACGCGGGAAGCACGTCGTCTGGTACAACGGCGCCGCACTGAACCCGCTGTTCCAGGCCGCGGGCCTGGAATGGTGCCACGGCGAGGCGTTCGCCGCTCGACTGGCCGCCCAGCACCTCGAAGGGCCCGCCCAGGCCGCCGGCGCCGAGTACGGCTACATCGGTGAGCTCTGCTCGTATGCGCGAACACATCTGGGCTGCGCCGTGCTGACACACCAAACCGCGGCCGACCGGGAGACCGGCGTGGTCGGCATGGTCGACCAGCAGGAATTGGCGAGCAAACTGCCTGCCCCCGACTTCTTCGTCAACGGTTACGCCGGATGCAGCACCGGTCAGCAATGGGACGCGATGACGTATCGGGTGTTCGATCGCAAGCTCCCGCTGTTCAACGTCTCGATCCCCATGCTGTGGGGCAACAAACCCGACGCCGGGTACATGCGGGGCGAGGAGTGGACCGAGGTGAGCAAGTACGTCGAAGGGCAACTGCGCGAACTCATCGCCTTCCTCGAACACCAGACCGGCAGACCGTTCGACTGGGATGGACTCAGCGAGAGCATGTCCTACATCAAACGGGCCTCCGAGCTGCGCCTCGAAGGAATGGCGCTGTGCACGCAGGCACCCACGCCCGCGACCTACTGGGACTGGGTCGCGAGCATCGCCCCGATCAACTTCCTGCCCGGCAGTCAGGCGCTGGTGGACTATTTCGCCGGCGTGAAGGCCGAAATTCAGCAGCGGGTCACCGACGGGGTCAGCGCGGTCGCGGACGAACGCTACCGCGTGTATTTCGACGGCATCATGAACTGGAACAAGCTCGGCTTCCTCACCCGGAAGTTCGCGGAGTACGACGTCGCCGTCGTCGCCGGCCGCTACACCCACGAATCCTTCTGGCAGGAACCACAACTCATCGACGTCGACAATCCACTCCTGGGCATGGCGCAGCACTACCTGCTCTGCCCACTGAACCACGGATTGAAGAACCTGCAGGAACTCCTGCTCCGCCGGCTGGACGAATACGCGATCGACGGGATCGCGTTCCACTCGACGCGGACGTGCCGGGCGATGACCAATCCGCAGACGATGCTCGCCCGCGCTGCCGAGACGGAGCGCGGCGTCAAGTCGTTCTTCTTCGAAGGCGACGTCGCCGACGCGTCGTTCTACAACGACGAACTGTTCGACAGTCGACTGGAGGCGATGCTCGAGGCCATCGACGTGCAACGGATGAAGTCCGTGATCTAG
- a CDS encoding 2-hydroxyacyl-CoA dehydratase subunit D, whose protein sequence is MNELDPTVMSSLRAAADDPVAYAQAWKTKHGNRVIGSFPMNFPSEIVHAAGALPVIVQESRTPITEGRNLLAEFYCGYTRSVADQAAVGELDVFDGFVAADHCVQLLGAVDVIRWARPEKPVHFAQFTSAMDDPWTKPRVAGRVHELKLEIEGVVGATITDESLAESIRLFNTNRRLLRELYDLRRTGRARITASDMQVLVKSSMVMDIDEHNAALNGLLVRLDPSADALDDLVRLHLSGHFCHAPRPEVLDVIEESGVIVVDDDLYTGFRYISTYVPEHGDPLDALSEWYLDRNDNAPCPTRVTVGVDWDTYLIDSLEKSRANGVVVLMAKFCEPHMLYYPELRKALDAHGIPLLLLETEHEGNPVETLRTKIETFVERIRRQLAPVPS, encoded by the coding sequence GTGAACGAACTGGATCCGACCGTCATGTCGTCGCTGCGTGCGGCGGCCGATGACCCGGTCGCATACGCGCAGGCATGGAAAACGAAGCACGGGAACCGCGTGATCGGTTCTTTTCCGATGAACTTTCCCTCCGAGATCGTGCACGCCGCCGGTGCGTTGCCGGTGATCGTCCAGGAAAGCCGCACCCCGATCACGGAGGGACGCAACCTGCTTGCCGAGTTCTACTGCGGCTACACCCGCAGCGTCGCCGATCAGGCCGCGGTCGGTGAACTCGATGTCTTCGACGGCTTCGTCGCCGCCGATCACTGCGTGCAACTCCTCGGCGCCGTCGACGTGATCCGCTGGGCGCGGCCCGAGAAACCGGTGCACTTCGCGCAGTTCACCAGCGCGATGGACGATCCGTGGACCAAGCCGCGGGTCGCGGGGCGCGTGCACGAACTCAAGCTCGAGATCGAGGGTGTCGTCGGGGCGACGATCACGGACGAGTCTCTCGCCGAGAGCATTCGGCTGTTCAACACGAATCGACGCCTGCTCCGGGAGCTCTACGACCTGCGGCGCACGGGCCGTGCGCGCATCACTGCGAGCGACATGCAGGTATTGGTGAAGTCGAGCATGGTGATGGACATCGACGAACACAATGCCGCCCTGAACGGGCTTCTGGTCCGGCTCGACCCGAGTGCCGACGCACTCGACGATCTGGTGCGGTTGCATCTCTCCGGTCACTTCTGCCACGCCCCGCGCCCCGAGGTCCTCGATGTGATCGAGGAATCCGGAGTGATCGTCGTCGACGACGACCTGTACACCGGTTTCCGGTACATCTCGACCTACGTCCCCGAGCACGGCGATCCACTGGACGCGCTGTCGGAGTGGTACCTGGACCGTAACGACAACGCCCCCTGCCCGACACGGGTCACCGTCGGAGTCGACTGGGACACCTATTTGATCGACTCACTCGAGAAGAGCCGCGCGAACGGTGTCGTCGTCCTGATGGCGAAGTTCTGCGAACCCCACATGCTCTACTACCCGGAGTTGCGCAAGGCACTCGACGCGCACGGGATACCGCTGCTGCTCCTCGAGACCGAGCACGAAGGCAACCCCGTCGAGACACTCCGCACCAAGATCGAGACCTTCGTGGAGCGCATTCGCCGTCAGCTCGCACCCGTCCCGTCCTGA
- a CDS encoding CaiB/BaiF CoA transferase family protein, whose amino-acid sequence MKHVLDGLRVVELAGIGPSPHAAMQLADLGAEVVRIERPGGVTQLLPVDKDAGLRNRRSVSADLKDPADLARILKLVDKADVLIEGYRPGAAERLGIGPDVCRQRNPRLVYARITGWGQDGPLAPYAGHDINYLALTGALNAIGRDGDRPHAPLNLVADLGGGSMPAVTGILGALYARERTGAGDVVDIAMVDGVSALMTMFWTLTENGLWSDRRGTNVIDGGAPFYDTYECADGRYIAVGAVEPVFYAQLLAGLELDPAGLPDQYDESAWSTLRKTFADVFVTRSREEWVQAFAHLDACVTPVLALAEVPDHPHIAARNTVVTAFGQRQPAAAPRFAEAPPATYASPRTPGADTEAVFRDWGVDDDR is encoded by the coding sequence ATGAAACATGTGCTCGATGGATTGCGGGTCGTCGAACTCGCCGGGATCGGCCCGTCGCCCCACGCCGCGATGCAGCTCGCGGACCTCGGCGCCGAGGTCGTGCGAATCGAGCGTCCAGGGGGCGTGACGCAGTTGCTGCCCGTGGACAAGGATGCGGGACTGCGTAATCGACGCTCGGTGAGTGCCGACCTGAAGGACCCCGCCGACCTGGCGAGGATCCTGAAGCTCGTCGACAAGGCCGACGTCCTCATCGAGGGTTACCGGCCGGGTGCGGCGGAGCGGCTGGGCATCGGTCCCGACGTGTGCCGTCAGCGGAACCCTCGGCTCGTGTACGCCAGGATTACCGGTTGGGGCCAGGACGGCCCGCTCGCGCCCTATGCCGGGCACGACATCAATTACCTTGCGCTCACAGGTGCGCTGAATGCCATCGGACGGGACGGTGATAGGCCGCACGCACCGCTCAACCTGGTCGCCGACCTGGGCGGCGGTTCGATGCCGGCGGTCACCGGCATTCTCGGCGCCCTGTACGCGAGGGAGCGGACAGGTGCCGGAGACGTGGTCGATATCGCGATGGTCGACGGGGTGAGTGCGCTCATGACGATGTTCTGGACGCTCACCGAGAACGGGCTCTGGTCCGATCGGCGGGGGACCAACGTCATCGACGGCGGGGCGCCCTTCTACGACACGTACGAGTGCGCCGACGGTCGGTACATCGCGGTCGGCGCCGTCGAGCCCGTCTTCTATGCGCAGCTTCTGGCGGGACTCGAACTCGACCCCGCGGGTCTGCCGGACCAGTACGACGAGTCGGCATGGTCGACGCTCCGGAAGACCTTCGCCGACGTCTTCGTCACGCGCAGTCGGGAGGAGTGGGTGCAGGCGTTCGCGCACCTCGACGCGTGCGTGACGCCGGTGCTGGCCCTCGCCGAGGTGCCGGACCACCCGCACATCGCCGCGCGCAACACGGTCGTGACCGCGTTCGGACAGCGTCAGCCGGCCGCGGCGCCCCGCTTCGCCGAGGCACCGCCCGCAACCTATGCGTCGCCCCGCACACCCGGCGCCGACACCGAGGCCGTCTTCCGGGACTGGGGTGTCGATGACGATCGGTGA
- a CDS encoding PaaX family transcriptional regulator C-terminal domain-containing protein, whose protein sequence is MTLMSDSKPSDAKPASTPDKEVASTGSARSVLVTVLGELVEPYGQPVRTAALLYVLKGLGYGEHAARQAIARTGSAGLIAADRNGRETQWTLTDKAHRLFTEGELRVFSTDVDTTQWDGRWLVVNVPIPESHRSTRKKLYAALRWAGFGNPTPGVWVTPHVDRAAEAERTIESLGLTANTVSFVGTLAVPGIPENELVRRSWDLEAAEKEYDELLDRFDARTFEPGDELLFAHLQLADALRRMPYMDPRLPEVLLPDWRGLKAARRLRDLRAEWTPTAHAHWRRIAGLG, encoded by the coding sequence ATGACACTCATGTCTGACTCGAAGCCGTCCGACGCGAAACCGGCGTCCACCCCCGACAAGGAAGTGGCGTCGACCGGAAGCGCGCGGTCGGTCCTCGTCACGGTGCTCGGCGAACTCGTCGAACCGTACGGACAGCCGGTGCGGACGGCCGCGCTTCTCTACGTCCTCAAGGGACTCGGGTACGGGGAGCATGCCGCCCGGCAGGCGATTGCGCGCACAGGTTCCGCCGGTCTGATCGCCGCCGACCGGAACGGACGCGAAACGCAGTGGACGTTGACCGACAAGGCGCATCGGCTCTTCACCGAAGGTGAACTTCGTGTCTTCTCCACCGACGTCGACACCACGCAGTGGGACGGCAGGTGGCTCGTCGTGAACGTGCCGATTCCGGAGTCGCACCGCTCGACCCGCAAGAAGCTCTATGCCGCGCTGCGGTGGGCAGGATTCGGGAACCCGACACCCGGCGTCTGGGTCACCCCCCACGTCGACCGTGCCGCCGAAGCTGAGAGAACCATCGAGTCTCTCGGACTGACCGCCAATACGGTCTCGTTCGTCGGGACGCTCGCCGTCCCCGGGATTCCCGAGAACGAACTCGTCCGCCGCTCATGGGATCTGGAGGCCGCCGAGAAGGAGTACGACGAACTGCTCGACCGCTTCGACGCGCGCACGTTCGAACCGGGCGACGAGTTGCTGTTCGCCCACCTCCAACTCGCGGACGCGCTGCGGCGCATGCCGTACATGGATCCGCGGCTCCCCGAGGTGCTGCTGCCGGACTGGCGCGGGCTGAAAGCCGCCCGGCGACTGCGGGACCTACGCGCCGAGTGGACCCCCACCGCTCACGCGCACTGGCGCCGGATCGCCGGTCTCGGCTGA
- a CDS encoding aldehyde dehydrogenase: protein MTIDYPDLYIRGGWTRPAGDSTIPVISPTTEQRIGSVPEGTETDIDDAVDAARAALTQWASWTAAQRAEVLNRFADELQARAEDTSTRVSSQNGMPITLARQFEGGFPPVLLRYYGDMAANQEDEIRPGMLGGSTLVTRSPIGVVGAIVPWNVPQAITFLKLAPALAAGCTVVLKPSPETVLDAFLMAEAAIAAGLPAGVVNIVPGGRDLGAYLVAHPGIDKVSFTGSTGAGRAIGRTCGELLRPVTLELGGKSAAVVLDDADLAANIESFYAATLLNNGQICWLGTRVLAPRSRYDEIVDTITDLAKGLSVGDPLSDTTQMGPLVSSRQRDRVEGYIEKGRSDGGRVTTGGRRPADAEHGWFVEPTVFADVETGHTIAQEEIFGPVLSVIPYTDEAEALTIANHSDYGLGGSIWTADPERGAQFARGVASGTVGINGYSNDPTAPFGGIKNSGLGRELGPEGLASYQQLKSIYLDVR, encoded by the coding sequence ATGACGATCGACTACCCCGATCTCTACATCCGCGGCGGATGGACCCGGCCCGCCGGCGACTCGACGATCCCGGTCATCTCCCCCACCACCGAGCAGCGCATCGGCTCCGTGCCGGAGGGCACCGAAACCGACATCGACGATGCCGTCGACGCCGCCCGCGCCGCGCTCACCCAGTGGGCGTCGTGGACCGCGGCCCAGCGCGCCGAGGTGCTGAACCGGTTCGCCGACGAACTCCAAGCCCGCGCCGAGGACACCTCCACGCGGGTCAGCAGCCAGAACGGGATGCCCATCACCCTTGCCCGGCAGTTCGAGGGCGGGTTCCCACCGGTCCTGCTGCGCTACTACGGCGACATGGCGGCGAACCAGGAAGACGAGATCCGGCCCGGCATGCTCGGCGGCTCCACACTCGTCACCCGCTCCCCGATCGGCGTGGTCGGCGCCATCGTCCCGTGGAACGTGCCGCAGGCCATCACGTTCCTCAAACTCGCCCCTGCCCTCGCCGCCGGCTGCACCGTGGTCCTCAAACCGTCCCCCGAAACGGTGCTCGACGCATTCCTGATGGCCGAAGCCGCCATCGCCGCCGGACTCCCCGCCGGCGTGGTCAACATCGTCCCCGGTGGACGCGACCTCGGCGCATATCTCGTGGCCCACCCCGGGATCGACAAGGTCTCCTTCACCGGCTCCACCGGCGCCGGACGCGCCATCGGCCGCACCTGCGGCGAACTGCTGCGCCCCGTCACCCTCGAACTCGGCGGAAAGTCCGCCGCCGTCGTCCTCGACGACGCCGACCTCGCCGCGAACATCGAGTCGTTCTACGCCGCCACCCTGCTCAACAACGGGCAGATCTGCTGGCTCGGCACCCGCGTCCTCGCGCCCCGCTCACGCTACGACGAGATCGTCGACACCATCACCGACCTCGCCAAGGGCCTGTCGGTCGGCGACCCGCTGTCCGACACCACCCAGATGGGACCGCTCGTCTCGTCCCGGCAGCGCGACCGCGTGGAGGGATACATCGAGAAGGGCCGCTCGGACGGCGGACGCGTCACCACCGGCGGCCGCAGACCCGCCGACGCCGAACACGGATGGTTCGTCGAACCCACCGTCTTCGCCGACGTCGAGACCGGCCACACGATCGCACAGGAAGAAATCTTCGGGCCCGTCCTGTCGGTCATCCCCTACACCGACGAGGCCGAAGCCCTCACGATCGCCAACCACTCCGACTACGGACTCGGCGGCTCCATCTGGACCGCGGACCCCGAACGCGGCGCACAATTCGCCCGGGGCGTCGCCAGCGGAACGGTCGGGATCAACGGCTACTCCAACGACCCGACCGCCCCCTTCGGCGGCATCAAGAACAGCGGCCTCGGCCGCGAACTCGGACCCGAGGGCCTCGCGAGCTACCAGCAGCTCAAGAGCATCTACCTCGACGTGCGATGA
- a CDS encoding NAD(P)-dependent alcohol dehydrogenase has protein sequence MEALAAVAREPHTEFSLETITIDEPKTGEVLVEIEAVGICHTDLAARDGALPTALPAVLGHEGCGFVRAVGDDVTKVAAGDRVAITFNSCGTCPSCTTGAPSYCHQFMHLAYDGVREDGTGPLSTTDGESLTGLFFGQSSFATYSLAFERNVVKVPADVPAELLAPLGCGIQTGAGAVMRSLDCRPGSAILVAGAGSVGLAAVMGAVVQGCTTIIAVEPHQSRRDLALELGATHVLDPAAGPLAEQVRAIIPAGVDYAIDTSGVPAVIESLVGAMTFHGKIGLIGVPADPAASVPLNIINSLAMGLTITGIIEGDSVPDEFIPELVELYKAGKFPLDKLVTTFPFAKINDAIDAQHRGEVLKPVLLHD, from the coding sequence ATGGAAGCACTCGCAGCAGTCGCGAGAGAACCCCACACGGAGTTCTCGCTCGAAACGATCACCATCGACGAACCGAAGACCGGCGAGGTCCTCGTCGAAATCGAAGCGGTCGGCATCTGCCACACCGACCTCGCTGCCCGCGACGGCGCCCTCCCCACCGCGCTGCCCGCGGTCCTCGGCCACGAAGGCTGCGGCTTCGTCCGCGCAGTCGGCGACGACGTCACGAAGGTCGCCGCCGGCGACCGCGTCGCCATCACCTTCAACAGCTGCGGGACCTGCCCCTCGTGCACCACCGGGGCACCGTCCTACTGTCACCAGTTCATGCACCTCGCCTACGACGGAGTACGCGAAGACGGCACGGGTCCGCTGTCGACCACGGACGGCGAATCCCTGACCGGCCTGTTCTTCGGACAGTCCTCGTTCGCCACCTACAGCCTCGCGTTCGAACGCAACGTCGTGAAGGTTCCCGCCGACGTTCCCGCCGAACTCCTCGCTCCGCTCGGCTGCGGAATCCAGACCGGCGCCGGCGCCGTCATGCGCTCCCTCGACTGCCGACCCGGATCCGCGATCCTCGTCGCCGGTGCCGGATCGGTCGGGCTGGCCGCCGTCATGGGCGCCGTCGTGCAGGGCTGCACCACCATCATCGCCGTCGAACCGCACCAGTCGCGGCGCGACCTCGCCCTCGAACTCGGCGCGACCCATGTCCTCGACCCCGCTGCCGGTCCGCTGGCCGAGCAGGTCCGCGCGATCATCCCCGCCGGCGTCGACTACGCGATCGACACCTCCGGCGTCCCCGCCGTCATCGAATCACTCGTCGGCGCCATGACCTTCCACGGCAAGATCGGCCTCATCGGGGTGCCCGCCGACCCCGCAGCCTCGGTGCCGCTGAACATCATCAACTCCCTCGCCATGGGGCTGACGATCACCGGAATCATCGAGGGCGACAGCGTCCCCGACGAGTTCATCCCCGAACTCGTCGAGCTGTACAAGGCCGGGAAGTTCCCGCTCGACAAGCTCGTCACCACCTTCCCCTTCGCGAAGATCAACGACGCGATCGACGCCCAGCACCGCGGCGAAGTCCTCAAACCCGTGCTCCTGCACGACTGA